The Halobacterium noricense genome has a window encoding:
- a CDS encoding DUF1643 domain-containing protein: protein MRQPKTHTLVEKLSSVVSNADTSAVLSDERKYRYQLRRSWDSEKPTLAFIMLNPSTADEVEDDPTIRRCVGYAEDWGYGELVVGNLYAYRTSDPNELNKVENPVGPENDEHLEDISDEADKVVVAWGANEAVGDREVEVAEALNSELHALDTTKHGHPNHPLYQPKDVEPEIWEPRVSDE from the coding sequence AAGACTCATACATTAGTAGAGAAACTGTCGTCTGTGGTGTCAAACGCAGATACTAGTGCGGTTCTTAGTGATGAACGCAAGTATCGGTATCAACTTCGACGTAGTTGGGATTCCGAGAAACCCACTCTCGCCTTTATCATGCTGAACCCGAGTACTGCTGATGAGGTTGAAGACGACCCCACTATTCGACGTTGTGTCGGATACGCTGAAGACTGGGGTTACGGGGAACTTGTCGTCGGGAATCTCTACGCATATCGCACCTCCGACCCGAACGAACTCAATAAAGTTGAGAATCCAGTCGGCCCAGAGAATGACGAACATCTAGAGGATATTTCCGATGAAGCAGACAAGGTGGTGGTTGCATGGGGAGCAAACGAGGCTGTGGGAGACCGTGAGGTAGAGGTGGCAGAGGCTCTTAATTCTGAACTACATGCACTGGATACAACAAAGCATGGGCATCCGAATCACCCACTGTATCAGCCTAAGGACGTAGAGCCTGAGATCTGGGAACCCAGGGTGAGCGACGAGTAG
- a CDS encoding TATA-box-binding protein, with translation MSTLADTIHIENVVASSDIGQELALDQLSTDLPGAEYNPEDFPGIVYRLQEPKSATLIFRSGKVVCTGAKSVDDVHEALEIVFEDIRELGIDVDSNPPIEVQNIVSSASLEQSLNLNAIAIGLGLEQIEYEPEQFPGLVYRLDDPDVVVLLFGSGKLVITGANESEDAQSALKHVEDRLTELGLLE, from the coding sequence ATGAGCACGCTGGCGGACACGATTCACATCGAGAACGTCGTTGCATCCAGCGATATCGGCCAAGAACTTGCCCTCGACCAACTCTCCACAGACCTTCCCGGCGCCGAGTACAACCCCGAGGACTTTCCTGGAATCGTCTACCGCCTCCAGGAGCCGAAGTCAGCCACGCTGATCTTCCGGTCGGGGAAAGTCGTCTGCACCGGCGCGAAAAGCGTCGATGACGTTCACGAAGCCCTCGAGATCGTGTTTGAGGACATCCGCGAGTTAGGCATCGATGTCGACAGTAATCCGCCGATTGAGGTGCAGAATATTGTCTCCAGCGCGAGTCTCGAGCAATCGTTGAACTTGAACGCAATCGCGATCGGGCTGGGCTTAGAGCAAATCGAGTACGAACCCGAGCAGTTCCCTGGCCTCGTCTACCGGCTTGACGACCCCGACGTCGTCGTTCTCCTCTTCGGCAGTGGGAAACTCGTGATTACCGGTGCAAATGAATCTGAGGACGCACAGTCCGCACTGAAACACGTCGAAGACCGCCTCACTGAACTCGGCCTGCTTGAGTGA